A section of the Drosophila sechellia strain sech25 chromosome 3L, ASM438219v1, whole genome shotgun sequence genome encodes:
- the LOC6618391 gene encoding acanthoscurrin-2, whose product MGGGGGGGSTLGGGTLGHGTAMSSSTVGMGPLPGTLMHGASGGGVGGGNPGNVYGNGNNGVVGQNTAPGSVIDSRAVSVVVTLPGGPGAQHPGQALSDYGPI is encoded by the coding sequence ATGGGCGGCGGTGGGGGCGGCGGTAGCACCCTTGGCGGCGGCACCCTGGGCCACGGCACCGCGATGAGCAGCAGCACGGTCGGCATGGGCCCTCTCCCCGGCACCCTGATGCATGGCGCCTCCGGCGGAGGCGTGGGCGGCGGCAATCCCGGCAACGTTTAcggcaatggcaacaacggAGTGGTCGGCCAGAATACCGCTCCCGGCTCCGTGATCGACTCGCGGGCCGTGTCCGTGGTGGTCACGCTGCCCGGCGGCCCGGGTGCCCAGCATCCGGGCCAGGCGCTCAGCGACTACGGTCCCATATAG
- the LOC6618392 gene encoding frizzled-2, which translates to MRHNRLKVLILGLVLLLTSCRADGPLHSADHGMGGMGMGGHGLDASPAPGYGVPAIPKDPNLRCEEITIPMCRGIGYNMTSFPNEMNHETQDEAGLEVHQFWPLVEIKCSPDLKFFLCSMYTPICLEDYHKPLPVCRSVCERARSGCAPIMQQYSFEWPERMACEHLPLHGDPDNLCMEQPSYTEAGSGGSSGGSGGSGSGSGSGGKRKQGGSGSGGSGAGGSSGSTSTKPCRGRNSKNCQNPQGEKASGKECSCSCRSPLIFLGKEQLLQQQSQMPMMHHPHHWYMNLTVQRIAGVPNCGIPCKGPFFSNDEKDFAGLWIALWSGLCFCSTLMTLTTFIIDTERFKYPERPIVFLSACYFMVAVGYLSRNFLQNEEIACDGLLLRESSTGPHSCTLVFLLTYFFGMASSIWWVILSFTWFLAAGLKWGNEAITKHSQYFHLAAWLIPTVQSVAVLLLSAVDGDPILGICYVGNLNPDHLKTFVLAPLFVYLVIGTTFLMAGFVSLFRIRSVIKQQGGVGAGVKADKLEKLMIRIGIFSVLYTVPATIVIGCYLYEAAYFEDWIKALACPCAQVKGPGKKPLYSVLMLKYFMALAVGITSGVWIWSGKTLESWRRFWRRLLGAPDRTGANQALIKQRPPIPHPYAGSGMGMPVGSAAGSLLATPYTQAGGASVASTSHHHLHHHVLKQPAASHV; encoded by the coding sequence ATGAGACACAACCGACTGAAGGTCCTGATCCTAGGACTCGTCCTGCTGCTGACATCCTGTCGAGCGGATGGACCGCTGCACAGTGCCGATCACGGCATGGGCGGAATGGGCATGGGTGGTCACGGCCTGGACGCGAGTCCCGCACCCGGATACGGAGTGCCAGCCATACCCAAGGATCCCAATCTGCGATGCGAGGAGATCACCATACCAATGTGTCGGGGCATTGGGTACAACATGACATCCTTCCCCAACGAAATGAACCACGAGACCCAGGACGAAGCGGGCCTGGAGGTGCACCAGTTCTGGCCCCTGGTGGAGATCAAGTGCTCGCCGGACCTCAAGTTCTTCCTGTGCAGCATGTACACACCCATCTGCCTGGAGGATTACCACAAGCCGCTGCCCGTTTGCCGGAGTGTGTGCGAGAGAGCCCGCTCGGGTTGCGCACCCATCATGCAGCAGTACAGCTTCGAGTGGCCGGAGAGGATGGCGTGCGAGCACCTGCCCCTTCACGGTGACCCCGACAATCTGTGCATGGAACAGCCCTCGTACACGGAGGCGGGCAGCGGAGGCAGCTCGGGCGGATCGGGTGGCTCTGGCAGCGGTTCCGGCTCCGGCGGCAAGCGGAAGCAAGGAGGCAGTGGCTCGGGCGGCAGTGGGgccggcggcagcagcggttCCACCTCAACGAAGCCGTGCCGCGGACGCAATTCAAAAAACTGCCAAAATCCCCAAGGAGAAAAGGCAAGCGGAAAAGAGTGCAGCTGCTCGTGCCGCTCCCCACTCATCTTCCTGGGgaaggagcagctgctgcagcagcagtcgcagaTGCCCATGATGCACCATCCACACCACTGGTACATGAACCTCACTGTCCAAAGGATCGCCGGCGTTCCAAACTGCGGCATTCCGTGCAAGGGGCCCTTCTTCAGCAACGACGAAAAGGATTTCGCCGGCCTCTGGATCGCCCTGTGGTCGGGACTGTGCTTCTGCAGCACGCTCATGACCCTAACCACATTCATCATCGACACCGAAAGGTTTAAGTACCCGGAGCGGCCGATTGTCTTCCTCTCCGCCTGCTACTTCATGGTGGCCGTGGGCTACCTATCGCGCAACTTCCTTCAGAACGAGGAGATCGCCTGCGACGGCCTGCTGCTCCGGGAAAGCTCCACGGGTCCGCACTCTTGCACCCTGGTCTTCCTGCTCACCTACTTCTTTGGCATGGCCTCGTCCATCTGGTGGGTGATCCTCAGCTTCACCTGGTTCCTGGCCGCTGGTCTGAAATGGGGCAACGAGGCCATCACCAAGCACTCGCAGTACTTCCACCTGGCTGCTTGGCTGATTCCCACTGTCCAGTCCGTGGCCGTACTCCTGCTCTCGGCGGTGGACGGCGATCCGATTCTGGGCATCTGCTATGTGGGTAACCTGAACCCGGATCACCTAAAGACCTTTGTCCTGGCTCCGCTCTTCGTTTACCTGGTAATCGGCACCACCTTCCTGATGGCCGGCTTTGTGTCCCTCTTCCGCATCCGGTCTGTTATCAAGCAACAGGGCGGTGTGGGAGCTGGTGTCAAGGCGGACAAGCTGGAGAAACTAATGATCAGGATTGGCATCTTCTCGGTGCTCTACACGGTGCCGGCCACCATAGTTATCGGATGCTACCTGTACGAAGCAGCCTACTTCGAGGACTGGATCAAGGCTCTGGCCTGTCCATGCGCCCAGGTGAAGGGTCCCGGCAAGAAGCCCCTCTACTCGGTCCTGATGCTCAAGTACTTCATGGCCCTGGCCGTGGGCATCACCTCGGGCGTATGGATCTGGTCCGGCAAGACGCTGGAGAGCTGGCGACGCTTCTGGCGGAGACTCCTAGGAGCGCCAGATCGCACGGGCGCCAACCAGGCGCTGATCAAGCAGCGGCCTCCGATCCCGCATCCCTATGCCGGTTCTGGAATGGGCATGCCCGTGGGCTCGGCGGCGGGCTCCCTGCTGGCCACGCCATACACCCAGGCGGGCGGAGCCTCGGTGGCCTCCACCAGCCACCACCACCTGCACCACCACGTTCTCAAGCAGCCGGCGGCCAGCCACGTATGA